From the genome of Triticum aestivum cultivar Chinese Spring chromosome 1A, IWGSC CS RefSeq v2.1, whole genome shotgun sequence:
aaatgcCCAATGTTTCTTTATCTGAATTTTATTCCTAATAACCAAGGTAACCCCACGAGACAGTAATTGTCTGTGGTTGGCATGCAGGTCATGCACTAGTCAAGATGTAATTTGGACACACCCCACACTTCATTGCATTGCAAGCACATCTTAACGGGTGTTTTCCAGAGCACAAATTAATATCATGATGACCCCGAGCATAAATATATAGTTGTTAGAAACAAGACCTCATACCCATGTCAATTTTTATTCTAGTGTTTACACTCCTAAGGTTTTTAAGTTTCGGTTACAaaaaactagaatttattcatatTATGTCCTATGTTCTGGATTATACTTGCATTTTAAGCACCCTTTATCATCAATGTCAACTTACTCATTTCATCTGTTATCATTCTTATTGAATACAATGTTCAATCGTTAACTAATTACCATAATAGTAACTAAATTTTTTCATCCCTGTTGTTGGTTTTTCCTTATAACATTGAGAGGTCAGTTCAAGGGTTAGACACCATGTATTTATGTCATTGTTAAGACTGTAAAATGTCTCAAGATTGCACAAAACAAGAAACAATGCCGATCTAGGCAACATCAAAGGAGCAAACTACTAACACAAGTTCAAGTAATCAGTTGGCAAGAGGCCTTGCGTATGTTTGCGTCTCTCATGTAACAAGCAAAATTATGAGTATGTATAAATTTGTATTGTCTATTTTATGGTTTTATTGGCTTGAGTTCCCGCTGCAACgagcggggtatcatctagtagcTAGTATATTTAGAGGCACACGATATTTGAATCACGGCGATCTagaaaataataaatttgatgacgTTTGATGTGAGAGCTAGTGCATGCAATATGGTCAACCAGCGACCCACGCTGCACTCGGTTGCATGCTAGTCGTATGAACTGCAGGGCATCTCTTTAAATGAGACCCTTAAAGCTATTTACTACGTCCGTCCTGATTTATTGGCTCTTTAGTATTTTGTGACCATCGATTTGACTAAGAAAATAATAATGCATACcatcaaaaattatatcgttgaatttgtatttgaacatagtttttaataatattattttttgttacatgcattaatattttgtcagTTAGATCTAAGTTCAAATTTAGCATAAAATACGAAGAGGGCTAATAAAATAGGCCGGGATAGTATATATGTTTGGATTATGGTGTCCAAGACCATATTTGCGAACTTTTGTTATTCAACGAGGATTCTTATGGGTCTGTAGAGAGGTTTGGACGTTAATCTTTTCACAAACCAGAAGCAACTTGGGGAAACTATGCAAGAGTCCATTTGACTAACAAAAAGCAAGCATGTGGTGCCAGTGCCACTACCCTGGGCGAGATATGCATCACAAATCGACAAAGGAGCTGAATTTGCCCCGCGTCGCCCTCCCGCGGGCGACACGGGCGCTAACCCTAGCCGACCCAAACTCCTCCTCCCCCGTCGCGTTCCTCCCCCACCGCCACCGGCAAGCGCCGCCGGGAAAGCCCGCGCGGCACCGGGTCTCCCGGTTTTCGCCCTCTTGCGCAGCTCGGGCGGTGCGGGGCGCTCGTTCTGTAGGGGGTGTTGGAGACGGCGTAGCGAGCTGACGGAGGCGAGCGGGAGCGTGCGAGCTCACGGAGGCGTGCAGCGATGGGTGCGCGCGTGGCTCGTGGAGGCGCGGATCTGGGCGCGTCGTCGGGCGCACGTGGCTCGCGGAGGCGCGGAGGGCGTGGNNNNNNNNNNNNNNNNNNNNNNNNNNNNNNNNNNNNNNNNNNNNNNNNNNNNNNNNNNNNNNNNNNNNNNNNNNNNNNNNNNNNNNNNNNNNNNNNNNNNNNNNNNNNNNNNNNNNNNNNNNNNNNNNNNNNNNNNNNNNNNNNNNNNNNNNNNNNNNNNNNNNNNNNNNNNNNNNNNNNNNNNNNNNNNNNNNNNNNNNNNNNNNNNNNNNNNNNNNNNNNNNNNNNNNNNNNNNNNNNNNNNNNNNNNNNNNNNNNNNNNNNNNNNNNNNNNNNNNNNNNNNNNNNNNNNNNNNNNNNNNNNNNNNNNNNNNNNNNNNNNNNNNNNNNNNNNNNNNNNNNNNNNNNNNNNNNNNNNNNNNNNNNNNNNNNNNNNNNNNNNNNNNNNNNNNNNNNNNNNNNNNNNNNNNNNNNNNNNNNNNNNNNNNNNNNNNNNNNNNNNAACGTGTGGAGGTCGCCCCCGCACGGATCTACGGCTTGCTGGTCGCGGGTGGCGCGTGTGGGGCTCCGGGACGCCCGGATCTGGCGCGTAGGAGGGGAGCTGGGCGGGAAGACTACGGTCAGCGCGGATCTGGGCGTGATGGCGCGTGGTGACCGCATGCGGTGCTGGAGCAGAGGGGCTCTGGTCGCAGTTTGGATGCGGGGTGCAGGACTAGTTCTGGTCTCTGCAGGCCCGTCGTTGGGGAGGCTTGATGGTGGCCCTGCACAGCGATGGCGCACTTGCTGTGTGTGGGATGCGCGATCAAGTGGAGGCAAGGGTCGACTTTGGCCTGCTGCGTGGGAGTGGCTGCCCGGATAAAAGCCTGGCCGGTGCTGGCCGGGCGGCGGCGATGGTGCCTGTGGGCGTCGCCAGTCGTCGGGAATCTCACAGTCGGAGCTTCCGGATCAAGTACTTCGGGTGAAAACCTAGATCTTGTTGCAGGGTCGGGCAGTGGCGTCGTCTTGAACGTCGTTCCCCTCTTTAGGGCGTTGTATTGAAGACTTTGATCCATGTGGTGCCTTCCTATCACTGGACATGCATGGtggcttctgtggcaacgatgacggCGGTGAACAATGCCGGAGGCGTGGCCTTGGTCatggtagtcggctcttcttctccggcatgtcTGTGGGAGtgccttgtaacgccccggacacacccaccggtggtcgttactcctggcgggatttagactggccccacagatcaatactagtcttttctacgcactttgtcctcactcgtgcgcatccggaagcaacttcccggtcggtcatctatcctgacactactccaagatgagcacacttaactttggagttttgtccgaatgggctcccggaaaagaaggaattccttattgatatgagtagtctatcatatctaataagccaggccatcacatacaaccccactcagaggaaccgacgtcctcgtcaggCAACAGGAACGTTctctcttggcacatacgtctgtgcatccagttcggacatgtaccatgccgtgtgccacgacgggtcacaaacgtcatgaacaacaagACCGCGCACCTGTCTGCAAACATtcatgtaaccgcgagggtcggctctgataccaacttgtaacgccccggacacacccgccggtagtcgttactcctggcgggatctagactgaccccacagatcaatactagtcttttctaagCACTttatcctcactcgtgcgcacccgggagcaacttcccagccggtcacccatcctgacactactccaagccgagcacgcttaactttggagttctgtccgaatgggctcccgaaaaaaaaaaggaattccttattgatatgagtagtctatcatccctaataagccaggccatcacatgcCTCGACCATCTGTCTTATGTGAAGTTGAAGCCGCGGTGGGGGACCGGTGGTATATGATGACACGTGACAGGTGGTTCCTTCGGTGATCCTCCGTGACGCCACCCCTGCCCAGTTTCCTTAGTAGTTTCACCATCGGAGTCGGAGCTACGCTGCCTAGTGTGGTTTGTAAGGAGTGTTGTGCTGTAGCTACTAGGGCtgctgtttttgtttttgttttttgatctTCAGATCCTTTGGTCCTAGGACCTTCACCACCTTGTTGTTTTCCGTTGCTTCCTGCTATTATCAATGAATGCCAACAATGCTGCATCTTTCAAAACAAAAGCAAGCATGTGGTCCTcctcccttctctctctttccaacTGCACAACACACATATCCATCAAAAACAACCACATGCATGCGATCTCTCTCTTCCCTCTTCTCTCAACTGGACAAATGAAGATTTTTTTATGATTAAACCTTGGCTCTCTCCCTCATCAAAGTTCATGGACTAGTTCCCACCGGTCCATGAACGGATATGGTGTCCGATTTAAAAGTCATAGTTGGAGATGCCCATATAACCATTTTGGTGTTGTATACGTACGATTGTAATTCATGTTGTAACATGCATGTACTTGAGCTACATTTGAGATGTAGGAACTGTTTGGTTTCCAGCCACATATTGCCACACTTTACCACATCTCATTTTAGGCAAGTTTGATCAAATTAgatgggtgtttggttctagccacacataaggcaagaatttttttataagcagtgaaccccacatgttatAGACACATAAAGTGTGGTAAGATTTctttaggcaagccaaagtgtggctaacaatttaagcaattcaagttaggcaagtgtggcaaaaataataTAGCAACATAAGGCAaatatagtcacaatccaaacagccccttagtTATGCCTTGAGCGCCTCTCCTTtttccaaaaaaggaaaaaaaaaataaGTACGAGCTAGTAGTACCTGTGTGTGAAAATCCATGAGGATGTGGTGATACGGGAAGTCACGTGCTCCCATGCTCCAGGGCTATCAGGGCCATTGGATATGTGATCGAATGGCCAGCATCAGCATGGCAGATGTGGACCAAAGTGTAATTCCTTGGTGGTTTTCTGTAAAAGCATGTAACCTACACTGACCATTGTATCAAGGATCCAATGGTCGAGAAGCTCTGGATCACGAGAACACGTTAGCCCCCGTATATCGCCTGATACTCCAGTCTGCTGGATAGACGTGTATTTACATCGACATGACTACTTGGAGGTCGCCATCAACTCGGCGTGCTGCGCTCACCAAGGGCTAGGCAAGCTAGCTGCATGCAAAGGCTGCTGCGCACCCTTATGTTGACTTCTGGTGCTGCAATGTTTTGTGCTGTCAATCAACCGCTATGATCGACGAAACCTACTCACATAAAATAATACTACTCCTGATCTGTCAGGTGTATTCTTTCTCTCCTGATTTGGAAGGATCGTCATCCATTCATCAGTAATTACTTGTCTCATCAATGTTGTAGCAAGGCGCATCTCAATCCTAAATTATCATCAAATAAATGTCTAGGTCGCTGTGCACCGAGTAATAAAAAAGAACGAAGAGAGTAAAAAAAAAAACTACATTTTACCCTTTCTTCACTACTACTCACCATCTTCTCACGTGCATGCATACGGGAACATCTTTTTTGAAACCTAACATGTGGGAACATATTGTTTGAAAAACATATACCTTCTGGGTTTTATTAAACAAAGACGAGGAATTTCTCATGAAAGTTTATGAAGGCATGAGGACCAGATCTAATAATTATTTTCAATTATATCTCTCTCGTCAAATGGCGTTACCCCTTCAATACCGCGCATTCATTTTCACGCGTTGTTATCACATCATTCTTAATTGGCTCCATGTATATCTCTTCCTTACTTTTTATCTCTTTCCTAGATTGTAACGGGCGGACACACAAAGCACCCTGTTACCTTGAGGCCTGAAACTTCTTGGCTATTGTAGTTCTCGTGATATATACAAGTCGAAGCTTTCACTCCGCTAAAACAGTGGTCCTCGTAAAATTCTGCTAGACGGCGGAGGATATTTCATGAAGCACAAGAAAAATGTTTCAACACGTCAAGACAATCTAATCCGTCAGCAAACAAATATATTTAGGCAACATACATTTGAGGATATTTGTTTAACGATTATCCTTAGTCGAGCTTTATGATTTCGTGCTGAACCTGACAAACGGACAAATAGATGGTCTTTCCGGAAACGTGAAACAAATATTTTTTCCCTCACATCTCGGTCACTTTTTACCTTTTTGTTATTTCGCAGTCCCATGCAAAATATAGGAAGGGGCTCGAACACAAACCAAGAACATAAAAAGAATCCGGCCACCTTCGCAACATTCTTCCTTCTATCTTTATCCAAAATCAGGTAAGGACGTTTGCTTGATTTATTTTTCGTACATATTGACACAAGAGAAAAGTCATTATAACATTTTAAACATGAGGAGCAATGGAGCATGCAAGCATCTAGACCCGACTGACACCATGGATCCCAATAGATATTGCTAGCTGCCTGTCGGCGCAGATTAAGCATCAACCTGCATTGTCCTCCAGCAAAGTAGACCTGTACAACAACTGCACTGTACTACTACCACTAGTATACTCCACTCTTGTTTTTTGTAGGTAGTAATAAATGAAAGACCGAAGGAACGGAAGGCCAGCTCGTGTAGCATTAATCACTCTGGTGATATGCTCCGGCTCGACCCCGAGCCCAAACGACGAGCATGGAGCGCTGACTGGACCCTACCCCGCTTGACCGCGTGAGGAAGCGAGGAGACCACACCCCGGCATATAAAAGCCTCCCCGCGGCGCCCATCGCTCGAGCCTCGAGTTGATTGATTCCTGCACCCCAGACGAAACCCCAAATCCCTCATTTCTTCCCTCCCCACCCAGGAACCCTAGCTTTATCTCATGGACGGGGACTCAATGCCGGTCGCCCTGCCGCCACCGCCGGAGgagaaggagcagcagcagcagcagcagccggcggCCGATGCGATCCAGCTCCAGCCTCTCGAATCGGTGAGTTTTCTTAGGCTCCTCCTTTTGGCATGTATAGCTAGTGCTTTCTTGCTTGCTTAGTTAGGGTCCGTTTGCTTCTTTGTATCTCCTACGCGCCTCGCGCCTGTCcggggttgtgcccaaccaggccCGCCGGGTGAAGGGAATCGAGCGCCGGCCCTACAACGAGGGGGAGACGCACGCTGCGAGCCCTCATGACCGCGCCGCGACCCCGACCGGCGGCGGGGTTCTTTCGAGCTTGCTGGCATCTGCTGCAAATGCCCAGGGGGCGGTGCTGCGAGCTCACCATCGTCCTCCGAGCTCACTgtcgggaggggggaggggaggtgCGTTGGTAGGGGATCCACCGGCGCTGATCATCGCCCTTTGTATTTTTGATTGAATGGGGAGAGGTGAAATTTTGAGGGAATTGATACACAGAAAACATCTTAACCCTTCATCGTAACTTAAATTGCCATCTCTTCACTAACACAATAGCTATACGTAAGTCACCTGAATTTGGaatttgggccagtcgattttaATGTCAAGAAAGGAACAACGGGGGGAAGTAGTTCGCCGGAGAAGGCTACCCCATTATCTNNNNNNNNNNNNNNNNNNNNNNNNNNNNNNNNNNNNNNNNNNNNNNNNNNNNNNNNNNNNNNNNNNNNNNNNNNNNNNNNNNNNNNNNNNNNNNNNNNNNNNNNNNNNNNNNNNNNNNNNNNNNNNNNNNNNNNNNNNNNNNNNNNNNNNNNNNNNNNNNNNNNNNNNNNNNNNNNNNNNNNNNNNNNNNNNNNNNNNNNNNNNNNNNNNNNNNNNNNNNNNNNNNNNNNNNNNNNNNNNNNNNNNNNNNNNNNNNNNNNNNNNNNNNNNNNNNNNNNNNNNNNNNNNNNNNNNNNNNNNNNNNNNNNNNNNNNNNNNNNNNNNNNNNNNNNNNNNNNNNNNNNNNNNNNNNNNNNNNNNNNNNNNNNNNNNNNNNNNNNNNNNNNNNNNNNNNNNNNNNNNNNNNGGCGGCGGCACGGCGGTGGGTGGCGGTTGAGGCGGTTGCGGGCGGTGAGGCGGTTGCGGGAGCGCTGCCGGTCAGGGGCGGCGGCAGCACGGCGGTGGGTGGCGGTTGAGGGGACTGCGGGCGGTGAGGCGGTTGCAGGAGCGCTGCCGGTCGGGGGCGGCGGCAGCACGGCAGTGGGTGGCGGTTTGAGAGGAGTGCGGGAGGCGAGGTGGTTGCAGGAGCGCTGCCGGCCGTGGGCAGTGGAAGCAAGCGGTTCGGCCGGCGGTGGTGGGTGAGGTTCAGATCTAGGTcatgaggaggaagacgatggacaGTGTTTttagagatagaagaagaagatccGGTGGTTGCTTTTCCATCCAACGGCTGGGAACAAATCGATTGACTCAGATTCTAAATTTAGTCGACTGTCCCGAGTCATTCCCCTTCACTAATCTATCATGAATTTCCGCTAACCAAACAAGGTAATATAATGGTATATTAAATTCTCAAAAATAATACCCATTCGATGTCAAACAGAGGACTGAGACTAAAATGTCACATCTCATGTCTATCTCACCATAACTCCCTCCTCTTAACTCATACTACACATGCAATGTGGTTATTATACAAAATCTCATGGGTAGATTTGGTGTTCATTGATTATTTGCAGGATCTGGGTCAGGCGGTCAAGGAAAACCGGGAGAAGACTTCACAAGGTCAAATTTCATCTCAGGTAGTAGTGTATTATAATATCATAATTGTAGTTAAAAAGGTGTCCAAAGACCAAAGTCAACATACCATAGTTTTGCGAGttttgcttcggtacacccccttAGAAGTTTGCATGAATGTTAAAGTTACTTAAAAAGCCATCGTCATATCAGCCCGTGGATCAAACGTATTGAATAGATTGATTTGGAGACAAAAGACTATACTCTCTCCGTTAGAATATAAGGTGCATCATTTTTGTGCAAGTCAAATTTATGTATGTTTGACCAAGGTTATAAAATAAGTCTACATGACAAAATaagtaaaatatgaaaaaaaaaatcatgctGGATTTAATGAtacatttggtattgtagatattgatgttttttctaaaaacttggtcaaagttgcacatgattgacttttgaaaaaactaatacaccttatattttggaaccaAGGAAGTattatgtttttttattgaagGGGTACCTTCTAAAAATCCGTAAACTTGCATCTTTTGCCTTTCCTTTATTGTTGTTGCTTGTCTGAGGGGATTGTCTAATAGTTCTATTTTTTCCCCAAAAAGGAAAAAAGTTAGTTCTATTCTAAACTCTTTTCGTGTACCAATTTTATCCAACGTGGCACACGCTCCCTCTATCTCTCACCCCAGCACTACATCTATACAGCTATCATTTCACCTATGTTTGTTCTCCAGGATACGAACTTTCTGAACCATGCTCAAAGAGGTAGTTTTGCAGACGAAGATATAAAAATTCTTCTTAAATGTGCAAGGCAGTTGAATCCGATGGTAAGCCATATATGTTATTTTTGCATATACAGTATAATTCCGTACTGGAGTTCCTTACAATCGCAGGGCAACACAACTATTCATATTACGCTAGAATCCAAACCTTTGTGAAATTTGATTGTCTATGACTATAATTGTGATACTGATATCTAGTGTGTTTGATTTTGACATCTTCCACTTCTATCTTCTGCCGGATAACAAGCTTGATTATGTTGATACTTCGTGCTGTTCTCGTAATCTTATCTGTGGAGAGAGCTATTACCGTGTGGTAAGCTAGACTTGTGCCACCTTTTCACACATTGCTATATTTTTTTCCCTCTTACGTAATAAATCAAGTATGATGGATGTTTTTGTATTACTGGTTTGCCTGGCTCTCCTAGGGTGCCGCGTTAAGTAATCCTGAGGGGTGGACATGTTTCGTTAATTGCATTCTCCAGTGTGTGGTTCACACTGTTCCTCTGGTGTTGAAGCTTCAGAAAGATGATCACACAGATGCATGTCCCGGTAAGGAATTTAGTCTAGTTCACTTCTGTTCTTCAACTGTCTTCCTGTTGAGTATCTATTCTATCGACTGCCGTGTTTCAACTAAGATTTTAATATTTTGCTAGGTGCCTCTGGCAAATTCTGCTGTTACTGCTCCCTAAAATTCCATGCTGATGAAGTTATCAGTCTCTCTGGGGCTGTTCTTTACCCAAAGAAGTTTGTCGAACACCTGAAATGTAGGTGCTTATATTATCAGAAATTTCTTTTGTTGTAGTGCTCGTCTTGTTTAACTATGTTCTATGCATTTAAACCTTCAGTGTTTTAGCTGTCATATTCTCGTTATTAGAGAACTGCGACATTTGGAAGTACATCATTGCAATTATGCGCTGAACTCTGTTGTTCAAAAAACTGTTGCAGTATTTTCAGAAAATTTCCGGTGGGGAAGGCACCAAGACGCCCATGAATTCCTCCGCTGCTTGCTTGATAAATTAGATGAGGCCTCTGTCCCTCCCAGGTCCCCATCATCTGAGAGACCCTCTTCAATTGTCACACAGGTTTTTGGAGGACAGCTAAAAAGCCAGGTGTGCCTGTTGATCCTCACTACAACTTGATCAATATCATTCAGACTTACTCGTGATACTtagtatttttatttttttttgcttgtGCAGTTGCATTGCCCAGAGTGCAACTATTGCTCAGACAGATTGGAGCCTTTCCTTGACCTTAACTTGGAGGTCATCCCGATGGCCACTGTCATGGATGCACTAAAATCTTTTACCAAGATTGAGGTGTTTGAGAATTACGGTTGTGATGGGTGCAAATCTCGTGTGAACATGGAAAAACAATTAAAGGTGGAGCAGGCTCCAGAAGTTCTTGTAATCCAGCTCAAGCGGTTTCAAAATTTTGGAAGTCATATAACTAAGATTGAAGACTGCATGATGTATCAGGAAGAGCTGGACTTAAACCCATTCATGAGCTCCCCGGATAATGTGagttcattttcttttttttaatcaAATTCCGCATGCACCCAAATATATGGCTGATGCACACTATGTGGCTGCAGAAACCTCAGAAATATGATTTGTATGGAGTTGTACAACACGAGGGTGCTCCATCAAATGGTCACTATGTTTGTTATATCCGTTCGTCACGAACTAATTGGTTTCACTTCAATGATTCTAAGGTAATATGTTTACAgttattactccctccgatccaaaataagtgccgtggttttagttcaaattgtaTCTCTCGTTCAGTTGCATGGTTCTAAACTTCTACAGTGCAGGTTATGAAAATCAATGATGTCATGGCTTTGGAGAGTGAA
Proteins encoded in this window:
- the LOC123127467 gene encoding ubiquitin carboxyl-terminal hydrolase 19, which produces MDGDSMPVALPPPPEEKEQQQQQQPAADAIQLQPLESDLGQAVKENREKTSQGQISSQDTNFLNHAQRGSFADEDIKILLKCARQLNPMLDYVDTSCCSRNLICGESYYRVGAALSNPEGWTCFVNCILQCVVHTVPLVLKLQKDDHTDACPGASGKFCCYCSLKFHADEVISLSGAVLYPKKFVEHLKLFSENFRWGRHQDAHEFLRCLLDKLDEASVPPRSPSSERPSSIVTQVFGGQLKSQLHCPECNYCSDRLEPFLDLNLEVIPMATVMDALKSFTKIEVFENYGCDGCKSRVNMEKQLKVEQAPEVLVIQLKRFQNFGSHITKIEDCMMYQEELDLNPFMSSPDNKPQKYDLYGVVQHEGAPSNGHYVCYIRSSRTNWFHFNDSKVMKINDVMALESEAYLLFYAKQGSSPWFSTLLKRKNNVSGDTEEGGYSSSSSEDDYYPEGLSWHNDGDKTRSATKEETDLQLRQIISMQKEKCGEREIEEKAKAEGDSSIQTTCPESLSWRKEADVKGSDDSPAGPLLGPAGSHSDNIAKGKRTYKAIVQEETTPDELLQHLKEMVPSIFAKALEGMHTSLALSEALKREHVVEMHNDDDDKTRSVRKRKWEWDNNLKVVEEEEEEEEEDDDDDDVEEEPYYYVYSD